One region of Duncaniella freteri genomic DNA includes:
- the uvrA gene encoding excinuclease ABC subunit UvrA codes for MQNNEQYISVQGAKVNNLKEIDVDIPRGRLVVITGVSGSGKSSLAFDTLYAEGQRRYVESLSSYARQFMGKMPKPECKAILGLPPAIAIEQKVNTRNPRSTVGTSTEIYDYLRLLYGRVGHTYSPVSGDEVRKHTVNDVVEFATSYPDGTRLAVLAPVVLPEGRRLTSQLDVFLKAGYARVMHNGSFLELEDVIAEMREAGDDIGRYNPQDYMLVVDRLAVSHESDELSRLADSAETAFFEGRDKLTLMVWLPEGGTMTREFSKIFEADGMRFDEPTEMMFNFNNPVGACPTCEGFGRVLGIDERLVVPNASLSIYDEAVACWRGEKMGEWRTAFIHDCQQFEFPIHTPYAELTQEQKHLLWHGPTPEQGKNARYMYGEFPSIDNFFKMVDSNQYKIQYRVMRARYQGKTTCPACNGSRLRPEASYVKVGGKSIGELVRMPVSDLQVFFSTLSLCEQDAKIARRLLTEINNRIGYLVEVGLGYLTLDRLSNTLSGGESQRINLATSLGSSLVGSLYILDEPSIGLHSRDTGRLITVLKKLRDLGNTVVVVEHDEEIMREADYLIDVGPDAGRLGGEIIFQGDPSSIEELTETPGAAISYTARYLSGRLTIPVPGTRRRWRDSIVIKGAREHNLKDVDVTFPLGVMTVVTGVSGSGKSTLVRDVLYRALNRKLGNPGDAPAYHRELSGDIARLSAVEFVDQNPIGKSTRSNPATYLKAFDEIRKLFASTQGAKQMGFTASDFSFNSDGGRCEACKGEGVITIEMQFMADITVPCEECHGKRYQKEILEIEYRRKNIYDILEMTINQAIEFFGETDDTQEKRIIKRLKPLQDVGLGYIKIGQNSSSLSGGENQRVKLASFFADESKQPTMYIFDEPTTGLHFNDIATLMKSFDRLISMGHTVLIIEHNMDVIKCADHVIDMGPEGGDAGGSLVIAGTPEEVASCPASYTGKYLKEKLSAGSDF; via the coding sequence ATGCAGAACAACGAACAATATATCTCCGTTCAAGGAGCCAAGGTAAACAATCTCAAAGAAATTGACGTTGACATCCCTCGCGGCAGGCTCGTGGTGATAACAGGAGTGTCAGGCTCCGGAAAATCCTCACTTGCGTTCGACACTCTGTATGCCGAAGGGCAGCGCAGATATGTGGAAAGCCTGAGCAGCTATGCCCGCCAGTTCATGGGCAAGATGCCAAAGCCCGAGTGCAAAGCAATCCTCGGACTTCCGCCTGCAATAGCCATAGAGCAGAAGGTCAACACCCGAAACCCTCGAAGCACCGTAGGGACATCCACCGAGATATACGACTACCTGCGACTCCTCTATGGACGCGTAGGGCACACCTACTCACCAGTAAGCGGCGACGAGGTGCGCAAGCACACGGTCAACGATGTGGTGGAGTTTGCCACATCCTACCCTGACGGCACCCGGCTGGCAGTACTCGCTCCGGTGGTACTCCCTGAGGGACGACGGCTCACATCGCAACTCGATGTGTTCCTGAAAGCGGGATACGCCCGAGTGATGCACAACGGCTCCTTCCTCGAACTTGAAGACGTAATAGCCGAAATGAGGGAGGCTGGCGACGATATAGGCCGCTACAATCCCCAGGACTATATGCTCGTAGTGGACAGGCTTGCTGTGTCACATGAAAGCGACGAACTGAGCCGCCTTGCCGACTCAGCTGAGACAGCCTTCTTTGAAGGACGCGACAAGCTAACACTTATGGTATGGCTCCCTGAAGGGGGCACCATGACACGCGAATTCTCAAAGATATTCGAGGCCGACGGCATGCGTTTCGATGAGCCTACCGAGATGATGTTCAACTTCAACAATCCGGTAGGAGCATGTCCCACATGCGAAGGATTCGGACGCGTGCTCGGCATAGATGAACGCCTCGTGGTGCCCAATGCATCTCTCTCCATCTACGACGAAGCTGTTGCCTGCTGGCGCGGAGAAAAAATGGGTGAATGGCGCACAGCATTCATCCACGACTGCCAGCAGTTCGAATTCCCTATCCATACACCATATGCGGAACTCACCCAAGAGCAGAAGCATCTGCTTTGGCACGGACCGACACCCGAACAGGGTAAGAACGCCCGATACATGTATGGCGAATTCCCGAGCATCGACAACTTCTTCAAGATGGTCGACAGCAACCAATATAAGATACAGTATAGGGTGATGCGTGCGCGCTATCAGGGCAAGACCACCTGCCCCGCATGCAACGGTTCACGTCTGCGCCCTGAAGCCTCGTATGTCAAGGTAGGCGGAAAGAGCATCGGAGAACTGGTGAGAATGCCGGTAAGCGATCTGCAGGTTTTCTTCAGCACCCTCTCGCTCTGCGAACAAGATGCCAAGATTGCACGCCGCCTGCTCACCGAGATCAACAACCGCATAGGCTATCTCGTTGAAGTCGGGCTCGGATATCTCACGCTCGACCGCCTTAGCAACACCCTGTCGGGCGGCGAGAGCCAGCGCATCAACCTCGCCACTTCACTTGGAAGCAGTCTTGTAGGCTCGCTCTACATACTCGACGAGCCGTCCATCGGTCTGCACTCGCGTGACACAGGCCGTCTCATCACTGTGCTAAAGAAGCTCCGCGACCTCGGCAACACAGTGGTGGTGGTGGAGCATGACGAGGAGATAATGCGCGAAGCCGACTATCTGATAGACGTAGGTCCGGATGCCGGACGCCTCGGCGGAGAAATCATCTTCCAAGGGGACCCATCAAGCATAGAGGAGCTCACGGAGACACCTGGAGCAGCCATAAGCTACACAGCGCGCTACCTCAGCGGCAGGCTCACCATCCCGGTGCCCGGCACTCGCCGACGCTGGCGCGACTCTATAGTCATAAAGGGTGCGCGTGAACATAACCTCAAGGATGTAGATGTGACATTCCCTCTCGGCGTGATGACTGTGGTCACCGGTGTGAGCGGCTCCGGAAAATCGACTCTTGTGCGCGACGTGCTCTACCGTGCCCTCAACCGCAAGCTCGGCAATCCCGGTGATGCTCCGGCATATCACCGCGAACTCTCGGGCGACATAGCCCGGCTGAGTGCAGTGGAGTTTGTTGACCAGAATCCCATAGGAAAATCCACCCGCTCCAATCCCGCCACCTACCTCAAGGCTTTCGATGAGATACGTAAGCTATTCGCCTCTACACAGGGCGCAAAGCAGATGGGATTCACAGCATCGGATTTCTCCTTCAATTCCGACGGCGGACGCTGCGAGGCATGCAAAGGAGAGGGTGTGATAACAATCGAGATGCAGTTTATGGCCGACATCACCGTTCCATGTGAGGAATGCCATGGCAAGCGTTACCAGAAAGAGATCCTTGAGATAGAGTATCGCAGAAAGAACATATACGATATTCTTGAGATGACGATCAATCAGGCGATAGAATTCTTCGGAGAAACGGATGACACTCAGGAGAAGCGTATCATAAAACGATTGAAGCCGCTTCAGGATGTAGGGCTCGGATACATAAAGATCGGACAGAACTCCTCATCTCTGTCCGGAGGTGAGAATCAGCGCGTAAAACTCGCGTCATTCTTCGCCGATGAGTCAAAACAGCCTACCATGTATATTTTCGACGAGCCTACCACAGGTCTGCATTTCAATGATATAGCCACACTTATGAAATCCTTTGACCGCCTCATCAGTATGGGACACACTGTACTGATAATCGAGCACAACATGGATGTCATAAAGTGTGCCGATCATGTGATAGATATGGGTCCTGAAGGCGGAGATGCCGGAGGCTCATTGGTCATCGCAGGTACTCCCGAGGAGGTTGCATCGTGCCCGGCTTCCTATACAGGAAAATATCTCAAGGAAAAATTATCAGCTGGCAGTGATTTTTAG
- the aroC gene encoding chorismate synthase has product MMNTIGKIFCFTGFGESHGTAVGGVIDGMPARVRIDLGAVQRELDRRRPGQSAVTTARKESDTVEVLSGLMDGVTTGCPIGFIIRNSDQHSGDYDHLRDAFRPSHADYTYTVKYGLRDHRGGGRSSARETATRVVAGAFARQALEQSGITIRAYTSQVGSIEVTEPYTSLDLSLVESNPVRCPDTKTAEEMERLILDVKHSGDTIGGVVTCVVKGVPVGLGDPVFGRLNARLAEAMMSINASKGFEYGMGFKGVELRGSEAIDCFVTDDDGHVHTVTNRSGGIQGGISNGEDIYFRVAFKPVATLIRDVPTIDSSGNPVVIKGKGRHDPCVVPRAVPVVEAMAAMVILDALLLNRAAKI; this is encoded by the coding sequence ATTATGAATACTATAGGTAAGATATTCTGCTTCACAGGATTCGGCGAGTCCCATGGGACTGCTGTAGGCGGTGTGATCGACGGTATGCCTGCCAGGGTGAGGATTGACCTTGGAGCGGTGCAGCGTGAGCTCGACCGTCGTCGTCCGGGGCAGTCGGCTGTCACTACGGCACGAAAGGAGAGCGATACGGTCGAGGTGCTGTCGGGTCTGATGGACGGTGTGACCACAGGATGCCCAATCGGTTTCATTATACGTAACTCCGACCAGCATTCTGGCGATTATGACCATCTGCGTGATGCGTTCCGCCCATCGCATGCCGATTATACATATACCGTCAAATACGGTCTGCGTGACCATCGCGGAGGCGGGAGGTCGAGTGCGCGTGAGACTGCGACCCGGGTCGTGGCAGGAGCCTTTGCTCGTCAGGCTCTGGAGCAGTCGGGCATAACCATCAGAGCCTATACATCCCAGGTGGGAAGCATAGAGGTCACTGAGCCATACACGTCTCTTGACCTTTCTCTCGTGGAGAGCAATCCTGTGAGATGTCCTGACACAAAGACTGCTGAGGAGATGGAACGCCTGATACTTGATGTGAAGCATTCCGGTGATACCATCGGCGGAGTGGTGACCTGTGTTGTCAAAGGGGTTCCGGTCGGGCTTGGTGATCCGGTGTTCGGCAGGCTTAATGCCCGCTTGGCTGAGGCTATGATGAGTATAAATGCCAGCAAGGGATTCGAGTACGGCATGGGGTTCAAGGGTGTGGAGCTGCGTGGCAGTGAAGCCATTGACTGTTTTGTCACAGATGATGACGGTCATGTGCATACCGTTACCAATCGTTCGGGAGGCATTCAGGGAGGCATTTCCAATGGCGAGGACATATATTTTCGTGTGGCGTTCAAGCCGGTGGCGACACTTATCCGAGATGTGCCTACCATAGATAGCAGTGGCAACCCTGTAGTGATAAAAGGAAAAGGGAGGCATGATCCGTGTGTGGTGCCGAGAGCTGTCCCGGTGGTGGAGGCTATGGCAGCCATGGTGATTCTGGATGCTTTATTGCTTAACCGGGCAGCAAAAATCTAA
- a CDS encoding TIGR01212 family radical SAM protein (This family includes YhcC from E. coli K-12, an uncharacterized radical SAM protein.): MKYYKDFADFLAEHFDGKMQKLSVNAGFTCPNRDGTVGTGGCTYCNNQSFSPEYCRPLRSVAEQLAEGKQFFARKYPSMRYLAYFQAYTSTHSADVDRLMDLYHEACSVDGVDGVIIGTRPDCMPDILLERLRELPWVMVEYGAESSHDTTLDRINRCHSWCDTVDAVVRTHCAGIPCGLHLINGLPGENEEMMLATVDAVNALPVDVVKFHQLQLIRGTRMAVDVEQGLYDVPRFTPESYARLCAGIVKRLRSGIAIERFVSQSPPELLIYPRWGLKNYQFTEIVNKEIKRMRSEMDRV; the protein is encoded by the coding sequence ATGAAATATTATAAGGATTTTGCTGATTTCCTGGCAGAGCATTTTGACGGCAAGATGCAGAAACTGTCAGTGAATGCCGGATTCACCTGTCCCAACCGTGACGGCACAGTCGGGACAGGTGGATGTACATATTGCAACAATCAATCCTTCAGCCCTGAATATTGCCGTCCGCTAAGAAGTGTGGCAGAACAGCTTGCAGAGGGTAAGCAGTTCTTTGCCCGCAAGTACCCTTCTATGCGTTATCTTGCCTATTTCCAGGCTTACACATCCACTCACTCAGCTGATGTGGACAGGCTTATGGACCTGTATCATGAGGCATGCAGTGTGGATGGTGTGGACGGTGTTATAATAGGCACTCGCCCTGACTGTATGCCCGATATTCTTCTTGAAAGGCTCAGGGAGCTTCCGTGGGTTATGGTCGAGTATGGAGCGGAATCGTCGCACGACACTACTCTCGACCGCATTAACCGTTGCCATTCATGGTGTGATACTGTGGATGCGGTTGTACGTACACACTGTGCCGGAATCCCATGTGGACTGCATCTCATCAACGGTCTGCCAGGTGAGAATGAGGAAATGATGCTTGCCACGGTCGATGCAGTGAATGCATTGCCGGTAGATGTGGTGAAATTTCATCAGCTCCAACTGATACGCGGCACCCGTATGGCTGTCGATGTCGAGCAGGGGTTGTATGATGTGCCGCGTTTCACCCCCGAAAGCTATGCCCGGCTGTGTGCTGGGATAGTAAAACGGTTGCGGTCCGGTATTGCCATAGAAAGATTCGTGTCGCAGTCTCCGCCAGAATTGCTCATCTATCCCCGCTGGGGTCTTAAGAACTATCAGTTTACCGAGATAGTCAACAAGGAGATAAAAAGGATGAGAAGTGAAATGGATAGGGTATAA
- a CDS encoding porin family protein, whose translation MKISIFHKLAILGMLFAVFSVNAMAEPVPGYNPSEARDGITGRIIALGLEFEVNAGTNIGGAAPLPLPGEIREINSYSPNLNLQIGGTATKWFDVEKRWGAAVGIRFETKGMETKATVKNYGMEILENGKILKGNWTGKVQTKYHTQQLVVPITAVYRVNRRLKVNFGPYLSYAFDNDFDGYVSDGYLREGNPTGDKYVFEGDAMASYNFSNDLRKFQWGMQGGVSWSAYKHLLVNANLAWGCNGIFESSFKTISFKMYPIYLNVGFGYLF comes from the coding sequence ATGAAAATCAGTATATTCCATAAGCTTGCCATTTTAGGCATGCTGTTTGCGGTATTCTCGGTTAACGCCATGGCAGAGCCTGTCCCCGGTTATAATCCAAGTGAAGCGCGAGATGGCATAACGGGCAGAATCATCGCACTCGGGTTGGAATTCGAAGTCAATGCAGGTACCAATATAGGAGGAGCTGCGCCTCTGCCTCTCCCGGGAGAGATAAGGGAGATCAACTCCTATAGCCCTAACCTTAACTTACAGATTGGTGGAACTGCCACAAAATGGTTTGATGTGGAAAAGAGATGGGGTGCCGCAGTGGGCATACGTTTTGAGACCAAAGGAATGGAGACCAAAGCCACAGTCAAGAACTATGGTATGGAAATTCTTGAAAACGGTAAGATTCTTAAAGGAAACTGGACCGGAAAGGTACAGACCAAGTATCATACTCAGCAGTTGGTGGTGCCTATCACTGCGGTCTATCGTGTAAACCGTCGTCTTAAGGTAAACTTTGGACCTTATCTGTCATATGCGTTTGACAATGATTTTGACGGTTATGTGTCCGACGGTTATCTTCGTGAGGGTAATCCAACCGGCGACAAATATGTGTTCGAAGGTGATGCGATGGCATCGTACAACTTCAGCAATGACCTCAGAAAATTTCAATGGGGTATGCAGGGCGGAGTGTCCTGGTCGGCTTACAAGCATCTGCTCGTGAATGCCAACCTCGCCTGGGGATGTAACGGTATATTCGAATCATCATTCAAGACAATTAGTTTCAAAATGTATCCTATATACTTGAATGTAGGTTTCGGATACCTTTTCTAA
- the upp gene encoding uracil phosphoribosyltransferase has protein sequence MEIINFAETPSLVSQYMTELRDVNIQGDMLRFRRNLQRIGGIMAYEISRRMSYVKEEITTPLAVMQSDVLAEKVVLATIFRAGIPFHQGFLDFFDSAQNAFVSAYRKYREKENFDVFIEYIASPRLDGKTLVLVDPMLATGSSMELAYRALLTKGEPAHVHIASIIASQAAIDYVKSTFPADKTTVWVGAIDAEINSHSYIVPGLGDAGDLAYGVKE, from the coding sequence ATGGAAATAATAAATTTTGCAGAGACACCGTCACTTGTCAGTCAGTATATGACCGAGTTGCGTGACGTGAATATTCAGGGGGATATGCTGAGGTTTCGTCGCAATCTTCAGCGCATAGGCGGCATTATGGCTTATGAGATCTCCAGACGTATGAGTTACGTCAAGGAGGAGATAACCACTCCTCTTGCCGTTATGCAGAGCGATGTGCTTGCCGAGAAGGTAGTGCTTGCCACTATATTCCGTGCCGGCATACCTTTCCATCAGGGTTTCCTGGACTTCTTTGACAGTGCCCAGAATGCGTTTGTGTCAGCCTACAGGAAGTATCGCGAAAAGGAGAATTTCGATGTGTTCATCGAATATATCGCATCTCCGCGTCTTGACGGAAAGACCCTCGTGCTTGTCGATCCTATGCTTGCCACCGGATCATCCATGGAGCTTGCTTACCGTGCGCTGTTGACCAAGGGCGAGCCGGCTCATGTGCATATTGCTTCGATCATTGCTTCTCAGGCGGCGATTGACTATGTGAAATCTACATTCCCTGCCGACAAGACTACTGTATGGGTAGGAGCTATAGATGCCGAGATCAATTCTCACTCCTATATAGTGCCGGGTCTTGGTGACGCAGGCGATCTTGCCTACGGTGTGAAAGAGTGA
- a CDS encoding DUF4925 domain-containing protein → MKKFAYLFAVIGIACMFTACSNDDDPAMPGASIPAKTYTAADGLTLKLDGTEAVGQIVSFTPSNDGKATLSIKGAPLDISSIIGGMMGGSKADQTPNLTLPTSSVIPGSAEVTIPVELTGDASSCSFAGSTETTYCTFAYEGKVSEGALDLNLSDIKLKNTSIAGTYDLMSDAPLRIVWEGDDFQFEAYGQKVDYRLSYLIQMMVGMAPMIDIDNEKVTVTQALAAVLKSVTFGEDGSVTAVYADTETPGLPEVTAPKGLARYVIDGNNTIRLFLSPEAIIAAQASKADDNTNEESEAFDPSVILGKINIEGLISKVVTMLSAGIPLHYGDVVNDAVEPDPNAVSFYLGKETILPILKDVAPICEDPELRNQIVDLAISQAGEMGPLAQMFMAPALEAFPNIVNNTTTEVQFGLNLKKQ, encoded by the coding sequence ATGAAAAAATTCGCTTATTTATTTGCTGTAATCGGCATCGCCTGCATGTTCACAGCATGTAGCAACGACGACGATCCTGCAATGCCCGGAGCAAGCATTCCCGCCAAGACCTATACAGCCGCCGACGGCCTAACCCTGAAACTCGACGGCACAGAAGCTGTCGGTCAGATAGTTTCGTTCACACCTTCCAACGACGGCAAAGCAACACTATCCATAAAAGGTGCACCTCTTGATATCAGCTCAATAATCGGCGGTATGATGGGGGGGAGCAAAGCAGACCAAACTCCAAATCTCACACTTCCCACCTCATCCGTTATCCCCGGATCAGCAGAGGTGACAATACCTGTAGAGCTCACCGGTGATGCCAGCAGCTGCTCATTTGCAGGCTCTACCGAAACCACATACTGCACATTCGCTTATGAGGGAAAGGTATCAGAAGGTGCTCTCGACCTCAACCTCTCTGATATCAAGCTGAAGAACACTTCGATCGCCGGTACTTACGATCTGATGTCAGATGCCCCACTCAGAATCGTATGGGAAGGAGACGATTTCCAATTTGAAGCATATGGTCAAAAAGTCGATTACAGGCTCAGCTACCTAATTCAAATGATGGTAGGAATGGCTCCGATGATTGACATTGATAATGAAAAAGTAACCGTAACACAAGCACTTGCAGCTGTATTAAAGTCTGTCACTTTTGGAGAGGATGGCAGCGTGACTGCTGTATATGCTGACACTGAAACACCCGGACTCCCTGAGGTTACCGCTCCTAAAGGACTTGCTCGTTATGTTATCGACGGAAACAACACAATCAGACTATTCCTTTCCCCGGAAGCTATTATTGCCGCTCAAGCAAGCAAAGCTGACGACAATACAAATGAAGAATCGGAAGCATTTGATCCATCAGTGATTCTCGGGAAGATCAATATCGAGGGTCTGATATCAAAGGTTGTAACCATGCTTTCAGCCGGTATTCCCCTTCATTACGGCGACGTAGTAAATGATGCTGTTGAACCGGACCCCAATGCTGTTTCATTCTACCTCGGCAAAGAAACCATCTTACCTATCCTGAAAGACGTAGCTCCCATATGTGAAGATCCTGAATTAAGAAATCAGATTGTTGATTTAGCAATCTCTCAGGCTGGTGAAATGGGACCATTGGCTCAAATGTTTATGGCTCCCGCTCTTGAGGCATTCCCGAATATCGTCAACAACACAACAACTGAAGTTCAGTTTGGGCTCAATCTGAAAAAACAGTAA
- the ybaK gene encoding Cys-tRNA(Pro) deacylase: MASSKDKVSKTNAARLLDRAGIGYELIPYTVDPDNLAADHVAEELGEDINRVFKTLVLHGEKSGHFVCVIPGNMEVDLKKAAKVAGAKKAEMIHVKELLPLTGYIRGGCSPIGMKKPFPTFFHSSVLDYDFIYVSAGVRGLQLKIDPRQLVQFCGATVAEVATFFE, from the coding sequence ATGGCATCATCAAAAGACAAAGTATCCAAGACCAATGCAGCGCGTCTGCTTGACCGTGCCGGAATAGGGTATGAGCTGATACCTTACACAGTTGATCCCGACAATCTTGCTGCTGATCATGTGGCGGAGGAGCTTGGCGAGGATATCAACCGTGTGTTCAAGACTCTTGTGCTCCATGGCGAGAAGTCCGGACATTTCGTATGTGTGATACCTGGCAACATGGAGGTGGATCTTAAGAAAGCCGCTAAGGTGGCGGGAGCCAAGAAAGCCGAGATGATACATGTGAAAGAGCTGTTGCCGCTCACAGGATATATCCGTGGCGGATGTTCGCCCATAGGGATGAAGAAGCCTTTTCCTACATTTTTCCACTCTTCGGTGCTGGATTATGATTTCATATACGTGTCCGCCGGGGTGCGGGGACTTCAATTGAAGATCGATCCGCGCCAGCTTGTGCAGTTCTGTGGTGCGACGGTCGCTGAAGTGGCAACTTTTTTTGAATGA
- a CDS encoding PCMD domain-containing protein, translated as MGGLSSYDEFYEVGSNGLVSLVWSSANSAFALSFQASTPNTYPTYQGDNGVKGKCVVLTTRSTGKWGANLNKPIAAGNLFIGTFDGKNAVSNPLGATHFGTPFYNEPSAFSGYYKYTPGETYCETDANGNFVPVSGKTDMFNLYLVMYEVTESMQWLDGTNVLSKDNPNIIGTAEIPDRHASDEWVPFNVPFVCREGKSIDHFKLKSGAYNMAVVMSSSQDGDYFCGAIGSTLMVDELLITCALEDK; from the coding sequence ATGGGTGGGCTAAGTTCCTACGATGAATTTTATGAAGTGGGTTCAAATGGGTTGGTGTCTCTTGTGTGGTCAAGTGCAAATTCAGCATTTGCACTTTCTTTTCAAGCTTCGACCCCCAACACATATCCAACTTATCAAGGGGATAATGGTGTGAAAGGTAAGTGTGTTGTGCTTACTACCAGATCTACTGGAAAATGGGGAGCCAATCTGAATAAGCCTATTGCAGCTGGCAATCTGTTTATAGGGACTTTTGATGGCAAAAATGCAGTGAGCAATCCATTGGGTGCTACTCATTTCGGAACACCATTTTATAATGAGCCGTCTGCATTCAGCGGATATTATAAGTATACACCAGGTGAAACATATTGTGAGACTGATGCAAATGGAAATTTTGTGCCTGTTTCCGGTAAGACCGATATGTTCAACCTTTATCTTGTTATGTATGAGGTGACAGAGTCTATGCAATGGCTCGATGGTACAAATGTACTTTCAAAAGATAACCCCAATATTATAGGTACAGCCGAAATTCCTGACCGTCATGCGAGCGATGAATGGGTGCCATTCAATGTTCCTTTCGTATGTCGTGAAGGGAAATCGATAGACCACTTCAAACTGAAATCCGGTGCGTATAATATGGCTGTAGTTATGAGTTCAAGCCAGGATGGTGACTATTTCTGCGGAGCCATAGGCTCTACGCTCATGGTGGATGAACTTCTGATCACCTGCGCATTGGAAGATAAATGA
- a CDS encoding AMP-binding protein: MEPTIYSRFKELVISDPDRPAVIDERLCVNYSGLDRMVDTLISRFPSFIPARVGVVMDHSVEMIAVIMAIIKAGAAFVPVEPDFPPERMTRFLTECGVDFVVTHERYSSRLREFSLFIVGDEIIVDPALHPLPDRCRADRPAYIMYSSSMSGYPIGVMVGNRQVVEMAQRFGNTFNISSDDVLLQYSASIVNIFIEEVFGTLLNGAMLVIPSAETRNDPERLIKFADEQYVTIMSGFPYLLQEMNHFDSLPVTLRMLISGGDQLSPASIGHLLEQVTVYNTYGPAEGTAFTTCYCCNNGYALPSGHYPIGKPLEGVEVLLLDDSLSPVPDGEEGEICIAGSGVADSFTGDHRAEQLASIARLSDGTRIVRTGDIGMRLADGNIRYMRRKESEVSILGKRVVTGEVERALLATGEVNDCAVVHYQDEKGSAYLVGYVVPATRSFSLSWVKNRLAQYLPAYMIPEFFVLLKQLPVTASGQVNTLALPVVLKDSAAG; this comes from the coding sequence ATGGAACCGACGATTTACTCACGCTTCAAAGAGCTCGTCATATCTGACCCGGATCGTCCAGCAGTCATCGATGAGCGACTATGTGTAAACTATTCAGGACTTGACCGAATGGTCGACACACTCATATCGCGCTTCCCATCATTCATACCTGCACGTGTGGGTGTGGTAATGGACCACAGCGTAGAGATGATAGCCGTTATCATGGCAATCATCAAGGCTGGCGCAGCTTTCGTGCCGGTCGAACCAGACTTCCCACCGGAACGCATGACGCGCTTTCTCACAGAATGCGGCGTCGATTTCGTGGTGACCCATGAGAGATACTCTTCACGTCTGAGAGAATTCTCCCTTTTCATAGTGGGAGACGAGATCATAGTTGACCCCGCCCTGCATCCTCTGCCTGACCGTTGTCGTGCCGACCGCCCTGCATATATCATGTACAGTTCAAGCATGTCAGGCTACCCCATAGGCGTAATGGTCGGCAACCGCCAGGTGGTGGAGATGGCTCAACGCTTCGGCAATACGTTCAACATATCTTCGGATGACGTTCTACTGCAATATTCGGCAAGCATTGTCAATATATTCATCGAAGAGGTGTTCGGCACTCTGCTCAACGGCGCAATGCTCGTGATACCGTCAGCCGAAACACGCAATGATCCCGAAAGGCTCATAAAGTTTGCCGACGAACAATACGTCACCATCATGAGCGGATTCCCATATCTCCTACAGGAGATGAACCACTTCGACTCGCTCCCTGTCACCCTGCGCATGCTCATAAGCGGAGGTGACCAGCTCAGCCCGGCATCAATAGGGCATCTGCTCGAACAGGTCACAGTCTACAATACCTACGGACCGGCAGAGGGAACAGCTTTTACCACCTGTTACTGCTGTAACAACGGTTACGCGCTCCCTTCTGGTCACTACCCCATAGGCAAGCCACTCGAAGGGGTGGAAGTGCTTCTGCTCGACGACTCACTCAGCCCTGTGCCCGACGGAGAGGAGGGTGAGATATGCATCGCAGGATCAGGTGTAGCCGATTCCTTCACTGGCGACCACCGCGCCGAGCAGCTTGCATCCATAGCCCGGCTCTCCGACGGCACCCGAATAGTACGCACAGGCGACATAGGAATGCGCCTTGCCGACGGCAACATCCGCTATATGCGCCGTAAAGAGAGCGAGGTAAGCATCCTCGGAAAACGAGTGGTGACCGGCGAAGTGGAACGCGCACTGCTCGCCACTGGCGAAGTGAACGACTGCGCAGTGGTACACTATCAGGATGAGAAAGGGTCAGCCTATCTGGTAGGATATGTCGTACCCGCCACACGCTCGTTCAGCCTGTCATGGGTGAAGAACCGATTGGCACAGTATCTTCCCGCCTATATGATACCGGAGTTTTTCGTGCTGCTAAAGCAACTACCTGTAACCGCTTCAGGACAAGTCAACACCCTCGCCCTGCCTGTAGTGCTCAAGGATTCAGCAGCAGGATAG